In a single window of the Papaver somniferum cultivar HN1 chromosome 8, ASM357369v1, whole genome shotgun sequence genome:
- the LOC113303474 gene encoding NDR1/HIN1-like protein 6, which produces MMMTEQQKIHPVADVEAPHPTAPLVNSRSARSEKGDPELQQYAPRRNIPVYHSKPPKKKRGCCCKCICWTISLIILLIIIIAAAGGILYAVFQPKLPKYSIDRLRITDFQLNTDASLFARFAVRVTASNPNKKIGIYYEDGSNLSVFYTGTKLCEGRLPHFYQGHQNTTILDVALKGQTPNANALFSALRTEQQTTGSIPLNLRVKVPAKIKLGKLKLWKIKFMVRCDLVVDNLSAAASIRIKTSDCKFRLRPF; this is translated from the coding sequence ATGATGATGACGGAACAACAGAAAATTCATCCGGTGGCCGACGTGGAAGCACCACATCCTACAGCGCCATTAGTTAATAGTAGGTCAGCTAGATCAGAAAAAGGTGATCCAGAACTACAGCAATACGCACCACGAAGAAATATTCCAGTTTATCATTCGAAACCTCCTAAGAAGAAGAGAGGTTGCTGCTGCAAATGCATTTGTTGGACAATAAGCTTAATTATACTTCTGATAATCATTATTGCTGCTGCTGGCGGAATTCTCTACGCGGTTTTCCAACCTAAACTACCTAAATATTCCATTGATCGTCTAAGAATAACAGATTTTCAGCTTAACACCGACGCAAGTCTCTTTGCAAGGTTTGCTGTCAGGGTTACCGCGAGTAACCCGAACAAGAAAATTGGTATATATTATGAAGATGGTAGTAACCTGAGTGTTTTCTATACAGGAACTAAGTTATGTGAAGGTAGACTGCCACACTTTTACCAAGGGCATCAGAACACTACTATCTTAGATGTGGCGCTAAAGGGACAAACACCAAATGCAAATGCCCTGTTCTCGGCGTTGAGGACTGAACAACAAACAACTGGGAGTATTCCATTGAATCTTAGAGTTAAAGTGCCAGCAAAGATCAAACTTGGGAAGCTGAAGCTTTGGAAGATTAAGTTCATGGTTAGGTGCGATTTGGTTGTGGATAATTTAAGTGCTGCTGCTTCCATTAGAATCAAAACAAGTGATTGTAAATTTAGGTTGAGGCCTTTTTAG